Below is a genomic region from Prolixibacteraceae bacterium.
CATATAATATTGATAATGTGATGTTTGCTTTTTTACCAACACACCAAACATCCATATTGAGTTAATATTTAATAGATTATACTCACCCCTCTGAGTCAATTACCGAACATATAACAGAGAGATCACTCCTGTCTATCCCAGTTCAAAGACGGATTAAATACGGTTCGAATACGGTGATCATTTAATGTCTATTCAAAGTCTGATCTAAGTTGATTCAATAACTTTGGTAAAATTACGAAGGAACTATGAACGAAGTATGAGGTAACTATGAAAGAGCACCGTTTCCGAACCGTTTTAGAACCGTCTTCGACTCGTTTTTGATTAAAGCTATGGTGTTACTGATTCAGAGATAAAATGACATTGACCATGATCAAATTAAAGAGTAATCATAATACGAAACCATTGAACTTTTCAGTTTTTTCATCTAATTAATTATATTTCGCAGACAAACTATCAATATCTGTTCTAATTAGACACACCTAAAATCGTCTTACATTATCTTTTTATCAGAATAGATGTGAATATTAATAAAAATTAACACTAAGCTTCTTCTTTATTTAATTTATAATAAAGAAGATAAACTCCTATGATTTTAAACACAATTCATCAAGAGTTATTTAATATAACTCCTATTGAATGGGAATTACGAGACCATAAAGTGACAAATGTCATAATAGCTTACATATTTTAAATTTAAGATCAAATAGAATAACACTTTAAAACTTTTTTAAACAACTAACTACAAACATGACTTTTTACCACAGGCAACTATTTCATTTAAAGTATATTTACACTAGAGACATTGAAACCAACACTAACTTTTAAAATTTATTTTATATGAAAAAACTTTATTGTCTTACCATCTTTATGATGGTGTTAAGCCTAATGGTGAATGGTCAAAATCGTTATCTACCATTTGCAAAACAATTGAAATCAACAGATGCTGTTGAACAGACTATTTTACCTGAAAGAGAAGTAAAAGAGCTCTCAGATGGAACAATAGAAGTTACGTACTATTTCAAAGGTGCGGAGGTCGTTGACAAAGAGGTATTAGAAGACCCTTACACATTTCTACACATTAAAGGATTTGGTCAATTAGGGCAGGTTGGAGCGCCAGCTCTACCGATGCGTAACGATCATTTTGCTCTATCCAAAATGGATCAAGCTAGTGTTGAACTAGTAGATGCAAAATTTATGGAATACCCGAATTTTATGGTTCATCCTGCTTTAGAGCCTGCACGTGATACACAAGGTGCTCCAGAACCAGAATTCGAGAAAGATGCAGCAGTATATCAAAAGAATGCATTTTTTCCCTCTACAAATGTTTCAATCTCAATGAACCAAATAATGAGGGAAGTACGAATCGCTTCAGTAAAGATTTGTCCAGTACAGTTTAACCCTGTAACTAGAACGTTAAGAGTTTATTCGAAACTTGTTTATCGTTTTCATAAAGGATCTAAAAAAACTTATACTTCTCTAGATCAAAGGGCAGTTGATGTACTAAAAGCAGATTTAATAAATCCAGATCAATTAGAGCACAGTGCTAGTGGAGGATTAAAAGAGGTATCAGCAGATGCAAAGGATTACATCATTATCACTCATAGTAGTTTTGACCAAGCAGCAAAAAAATTAGCGGCATGGAAGTCTAGCTTAGGATATAAGGTGGATCTAGTATCTCAGGACACATGGACATCTGCACAAGTCAGAACAGAGATTGCAGATCGTTATCGAGAGTGGAATCCAAAGCCTAAGTATTACGTGATTATTGGGGATGTACAATTTGTTCCATCGATGAATTTCAAAGCCCTTCGTGGAGAAGATTTTGTCAGTGACCTTTACTATTCCTGTATGGATGGTGCAGATGACTTTACGCCAGATATGGCAAGAGGACGTTTATCTGTAGCGAGTGCAGCTCAAGCAAATATTGTAGTGGACAAGATTATTAAATATGAGAAAGATCCAGTAAAAGATGCAAGCTTTTATCAAAATGGGGTTAATTGTGCTCAATTTCAAGATGATGAAAGAGATGGCTATGCTACTAGACGCTTCTGTCATACTAGTGAGGATATTAGGAATCATGTGATTGATCAAGGCTATGATGTTCAACGTATCTATTATACTGATGCAAATGTCACTCCAACTCATTTTAATAATGGTTATTTTTCGAATGGAGAAGCAATCCCACAAGAACTTCTACGAGCAAATGGTTTTAAATGGGATGGCGACGTGGATGATATTGTAAGCTCTATTAACAGTGGTAAATTCTATGTATTCCATAGAGATCATGGATATGCAGGTGGCTATGGATGGGCTCACCCTGAATTTTTAACAAGTCAGATGGGACGTCTTCATAATGGAGATAAACTTCCTGTAGTATTCTCAATAAATTGCCACACAGGTGAATTCTCATTAAAAGAATGTTTTGCTGAGAAATTCTTGAGACTTAAAGATGCTGGAGCTGTTGCTGTTTTTGGAGCATCATACTATTCCCTTTCTGGACCAAACGATGGCTTGTCTATCGGAATGGTTGAATCAATTTGGCCTAATCCAGGTATCTTACCATCATTTGGTAGAGGTAGTGCAGCGAACAATCCACCTGCACAAGGTTTTAATAACGCAACAACCACGCTAGGGGATGTTCTTAATTTAGGACTTTTAAGAATGAACCAGACGTGGGCACCGAGTCAGAATTATTTACTATACACATATCGATTATTCCATCTTTTCGGAGATCCTTCAATGAGAATGTGGACACAAAAACCTTCGATTCTCAAAGCGACATTACCAACTGATGTCTCTATCGGGACAAGTAGTATCAATATCAATGGGGTAAATAAAGAAGACGCATTAGTTACTCTTACAGTGGATGGTAAACTAATCAGTAAGCAAAGAGTTAGTGGTGGTAATGCAACACTGCGCTTTAGTTCAATAATTGAAGGGAGAAAAGCAGTAGTTACAGTTAGTAAGATAAATTGTCGTCCTGTTTATAAGAGTTATACTCTTCAACAAACAGCTCCTACAACCAACTTCAAAATGCTAGAAACGAGCCCAATCATGGGTAATAGTGCTATTATTCATTTTATTGCTGATTGTGAAGGAGAGGTAACAAGTTATCTTTGGAACTTTGGAAGTACAACTATTCAATTTATGGATGATACAGACGAGACTTCTGCAAACCCAGTGGTCAAATATCTTGAAAAAGGAAGTTATGATGTATCCTTAAAAGCAACAAATGATTATGGAAGTAATACGCATACTATATCTGATGCTGTTCAATTAGTTGAAGGTATGCCTGCAGCGTCTTGTACCAATACAACGAAGTACCTTTCAAGAGAGTATGAGTTTGGTATCTATAAAGTTCAAATTGGATCTAAATATGTACTTTCTGAAAGTAGCTATACTGAAAAAGGGTATAAAGACCATACAGATAAAGGTGTATTTAAGATTACATCCAAAAAGGTTAATATAGAGGTTACTGTTGGTACTAAATATAGTGAAAACATTGCTATTTTTATAGATAGGGATAATAACGGAATATTTAGTGAAGCTGAACGTGTAGCTATAGTAGGAGAAGTTAAGGGAAAACAGACATTGTCTTTTAATGTTGATAATCATTTCTTAGGCAATCAGAAGCTACGAATGCGTGTTATTTCCGACTATTATAAGAATGCGATCACAACTGCATGTCAAGACCTTAGCTATGGTCAGTCGGAGGATTTCATTATTGAAGTAAGTTCCAATCTACCTGTAGTCGAAACAATTGCCAATCCAGAAGTTTATGATGACAATGTGGTTGTAGGCATGAGAATTACAGCCTCTGGAGGTTCAAGTATTATTGAACAAGGTGTTGTTGTTTCAGAAAGCTCAGCACCAACTGTAGATGACACGAAGTTTGATGCGCCTAAACCATATAAGATGGCAGCTCGAGTAATATTGGAAGGACTAGAATCAAATACTAAATATTATGCAAGAGCATATGCTATTAATGGTTCTGGGATTAATTATGGTGCAGAAGTTACCTTCACAACGAAGAGACAGATAAAAGCAGCACCTAAACACCATGCAAGTAAATTCATTGAATTGGAACATGGTCAAACTTCAGCAACGTTATCTTGGGGTAATAGCTCTTATGAGATACCCGATGGTTATGTGATTAAGTGGGGAACTAATAGTTATTCTATTGCATCTCCTATAAATGGACAAGAGGATGTTACAGATACTAAATTAGTGACTAATGATCAAATGGAAACGACAATAACAGGTTTAACACCTAATACGAATTACTATTTTAAAATCTATCCATTCAATAATAGAGGTAGAGATATTCGTTATTATATTGGAGGTTCTGTTCCAACAACTTTAGTGAAGACAGATGATGCTCTTACTTACGGATCTCTATCAGGACAAGGGTTGAGTGCAATATACAAAACAGTATTTAACACCATCGATAATACAAGTAGTCGCACAGTAGGATACAATGATTTCTTACACCTATTCACGACTGTAAAAGCTAACATGACATATAAACTAGAAGTTGGCGTAAACAATATCTATGTGGACGAATTCTGGACTTATGTATGGATTGATTGGGATCATGATGGTTCTTTTGAAACAAGCGAAAGGTATACCTTAGGAACCGTTTCAGGTGAGAAAAAGATAATATCTAAGTATATTCAAGTTCCTTACAATGCTACTGCTGGTAGCTGTAGAATGAGAATAGTTTATGCATGGAATAATAATACAGTAAAAGCGACAGGTTCATTAAGTTACTTTAATGCTGAAGATTATACCATTAATATAAACGCTAATGATTCTTATGGAATTAACTTCAGAGATAACATCCAAGATAATATGGATAAATCCGTGACAATTGAAGGAATTCGTATCTATCCAAATCCTGCGAGAACAGAAGTTCACATTGTATTAGAGAATGCTCCTGAAAAACGTATTTCAGCAGATAT
It encodes:
- a CDS encoding T9SS type A sorting domain-containing protein, whose translation is MKKLYCLTIFMMVLSLMVNGQNRYLPFAKQLKSTDAVEQTILPEREVKELSDGTIEVTYYFKGAEVVDKEVLEDPYTFLHIKGFGQLGQVGAPALPMRNDHFALSKMDQASVELVDAKFMEYPNFMVHPALEPARDTQGAPEPEFEKDAAVYQKNAFFPSTNVSISMNQIMREVRIASVKICPVQFNPVTRTLRVYSKLVYRFHKGSKKTYTSLDQRAVDVLKADLINPDQLEHSASGGLKEVSADAKDYIIITHSSFDQAAKKLAAWKSSLGYKVDLVSQDTWTSAQVRTEIADRYREWNPKPKYYVIIGDVQFVPSMNFKALRGEDFVSDLYYSCMDGADDFTPDMARGRLSVASAAQANIVVDKIIKYEKDPVKDASFYQNGVNCAQFQDDERDGYATRRFCHTSEDIRNHVIDQGYDVQRIYYTDANVTPTHFNNGYFSNGEAIPQELLRANGFKWDGDVDDIVSSINSGKFYVFHRDHGYAGGYGWAHPEFLTSQMGRLHNGDKLPVVFSINCHTGEFSLKECFAEKFLRLKDAGAVAVFGASYYSLSGPNDGLSIGMVESIWPNPGILPSFGRGSAANNPPAQGFNNATTTLGDVLNLGLLRMNQTWAPSQNYLLYTYRLFHLFGDPSMRMWTQKPSILKATLPTDVSIGTSSININGVNKEDALVTLTVDGKLISKQRVSGGNATLRFSSIIEGRKAVVTVSKINCRPVYKSYTLQQTAPTTNFKMLETSPIMGNSAIIHFIADCEGEVTSYLWNFGSTTIQFMDDTDETSANPVVKYLEKGSYDVSLKATNDYGSNTHTISDAVQLVEGMPAASCTNTTKYLSREYEFGIYKVQIGSKYVLSESSYTEKGYKDHTDKGVFKITSKKVNIEVTVGTKYSENIAIFIDRDNNGIFSEAERVAIVGEVKGKQTLSFNVDNHFLGNQKLRMRVISDYYKNAITTACQDLSYGQSEDFIIEVSSNLPVVETIANPEVYDDNVVVGMRITASGGSSIIEQGVVVSESSAPTVDDTKFDAPKPYKMAARVILEGLESNTKYYARAYAINGSGINYGAEVTFTTKRQIKAAPKHHASKFIELEHGQTSATLSWGNSSYEIPDGYVIKWGTNSYSIASPINGQEDVTDTKLVTNDQMETTITGLTPNTNYYFKIYPFNNRGRDIRYYIGGSVPTTLVKTDDALTYGSLSGQGLSAIYKTVFNTIDNTSSRTVGYNDFLHLFTTVKANMTYKLEVGVNNIYVDEFWTYVWIDWDHDGSFETSERYTLGTVSGEKKIISKYIQVPYNATAGSCRMRIVYAWNNNTVKATGSLSYFNAEDYTININANDSYGINFRDNIQDNMDKSVTIEGIRIYPNPARTEVHIVLENAPEKRISADIIDMSGKTIHQVYLDRQDNLITLDLPSGIYFFKINMYGKETLHKLMIK